AAGCATCTCAAGGAGTCGATCGAAGCAGTATCGATCAAACTGAGCGCCGAAGAGGTATCAGAACTGGAAAAGCCGTACACTCCCCATCCGATCCTTGGCCATGCGCAACCAAGCCCCAAGCGGATGGCGGCCAACGCCGCGTAATTTCCCCTTCCGTGGCTGCGATTTCCGGTCCGAGCCCGAAGGGAGGGAAATGGGCGGGGAGAGCCCAAGCAGTCCAGCGACGAGGAATTGGAGGTCCTGATGGACATCAACGGCGTTGCTCACGTAATGCTGACTGTAAGCGACTTCGAGAAGTGCTACCCGTTTTACGAGAGCCTGCTGACCTTCCTGGGTATGAAGCCGGTGATTCGGAACGGGCAGACGCTCTATTGCGTCGGCGGAAGAACCGCGGTCGGCATCGTCCGGTGCGCCGACGATCATCGCAGCGAACCATTCGTGCAGAACCGGATCGGCCTCCATCACGTGTGCCTCCGCGCTCGCGAGCACGCCGACGTGGATGAAG
Above is a window of Candidatus Binataceae bacterium DNA encoding:
- a CDS encoding VOC family protein; amino-acid sequence: MDINGVAHVMLTVSDFEKCYPFYESLLTFLGMKPVIRNGQTLYCVGGRTAVGIVRCADDHRSEPFVQNRIGLHHVCLRAREHADVDEAYRFLQSIGAKIVHPPEEGPWAPGYYSVLFEDPDGIRLEINHVPGKGLL